A portion of the Paenibacillus hamazuiensis genome contains these proteins:
- a CDS encoding M24 family metallopeptidase — MEKAEFLERISRFQQKLQAKELSGFLVTQNVDIYYLTGSMQTGYLFVPAEGEPMFYVRRSVVRAEEEAAVAVRPVGSMRTWGERLKAQFPQLLAGGADGPQPIVATEYDVLPVQQFQRLQQLLPGVMWADGSMLIRETRMIKSAYELDRIREAARLIDEALEHALGVLREGMAEFELMSEIEYFIRRRGHLGLMRMRGYNQEIVTGMVGGGAAAAMPTYFDGPAGGQGLSPASPQSAGRRSFRRDEPILLDIGCCIDGYVIDQTRTAVIGELPEELARAYAVSERILRSAEERLRPGTVSESLYAAALEQAAEAGLSEHFMGYADDQVKFLGHGIGLEIDELPVLAKGFAYPLEPGMVIAIEPKFTFPGRGVVGIENSYAITPDGLEKLTLSREGVLRV; from the coding sequence ATGGAAAAGGCCGAATTTTTGGAGAGGATAAGCCGTTTTCAGCAAAAACTGCAGGCCAAGGAGCTGAGCGGTTTCCTCGTTACGCAAAACGTGGATATTTACTATTTGACCGGCTCGATGCAAACCGGTTATTTGTTCGTGCCGGCCGAGGGCGAGCCGATGTTTTATGTGCGCCGCAGCGTCGTGCGGGCGGAGGAGGAAGCGGCGGTCGCGGTCCGGCCGGTCGGCTCGATGCGCACGTGGGGGGAACGGCTTAAGGCGCAGTTCCCGCAGCTGCTTGCGGGCGGCGCGGACGGGCCGCAGCCGATCGTCGCCACCGAATACGACGTGCTGCCGGTGCAGCAGTTTCAGCGGCTGCAGCAGCTGCTTCCCGGCGTAATGTGGGCCGACGGCTCGATGCTGATCCGCGAGACGCGGATGATCAAAAGCGCGTACGAGCTCGACCGCATCCGCGAAGCGGCGCGGCTGATCGACGAAGCGCTGGAGCATGCTCTCGGCGTGCTGCGCGAAGGGATGGCCGAGTTCGAGCTGATGAGCGAGATCGAATATTTTATACGCCGAAGAGGCCATCTCGGCCTCATGCGGATGCGCGGTTACAATCAGGAGATTGTAACCGGCATGGTGGGCGGCGGCGCGGCGGCGGCGATGCCGACCTACTTCGACGGCCCGGCCGGCGGCCAGGGCTTGAGCCCGGCGAGCCCGCAAAGCGCCGGGCGCCGCAGCTTCAGGCGCGATGAGCCGATCCTGCTCGATATCGGCTGCTGCATCGACGGCTACGTGATCGACCAGACGCGCACCGCCGTGATCGGCGAGCTGCCGGAGGAGCTCGCCCGGGCTTACGCGGTGTCCGAGCGCATTTTGCGCAGCGCGGAGGAGCGGCTCCGGCCCGGCACCGTCAGCGAAAGCCTGTACGCGGCCGCGCTGGAGCAGGCGGCGGAGGCCGGACTAAGCGAGCACTTCATGGGCTATGCCGACGACCAGGTGAAATTTCTCGGGCACGGCATCGGCCTCGAAATCGACGAGCTGCCCGTGCTCGCCAAAGGCTTCGCCTATCCGCTGGAGCCGGGCATGGTCATCGCGATCGAGCCGAAGTTTACGTTTCCCGGGCGTGGCGTCGTCGGCATCGAAAACAGCTACGCCATTACGCCGGACGGCCTCGAGAAGCTGACCTTATCCCGGGAGGGCGTGCTTCGCGTGTAG
- a CDS encoding MBL fold metallo-hydrolase, whose protein sequence is MTEKRRLSTNVPGDFYVNSACIDCDTCRQLAPGSFSEIGGYSAVTRQPESEDEVRRAFQALLACPTAAIGSERKEGLAAAMDDFPLRLHENVYYCGFTSAKSFGGSSYFIQRPEGNWLIDAPRWIPALVRKFEEMGGIDTIFLTHRDDIADAAQYAERFGAKRIIHEAERSAQPDAEHFVQGTDPIDWDGDFRIVPVPGHTKGHIVLLYRETYLFTGDHLAWDRHTQELEAFDDYCWYSWPEQTASMERLAGESFEWVLPGHGERVRLPRSEMAAAMERLVRRMKG, encoded by the coding sequence ATGACGGAAAAAAGGCGGCTCAGCACCAACGTGCCGGGCGATTTCTACGTAAACTCGGCCTGTATCGATTGCGACACATGCCGGCAGCTGGCTCCCGGCAGCTTCAGCGAAATCGGCGGTTATTCGGCGGTAACCCGCCAGCCGGAAAGCGAAGACGAGGTGCGGCGGGCGTTTCAGGCGCTGCTCGCTTGTCCGACGGCGGCGATCGGCAGCGAACGCAAGGAAGGGCTTGCCGCGGCGATGGACGATTTTCCGCTGCGGCTGCATGAGAACGTCTACTACTGCGGCTTCACCTCTGCAAAATCGTTCGGCGGCAGCAGCTATTTTATTCAGCGGCCGGAAGGCAATTGGCTGATCGATGCGCCGAGATGGATTCCGGCGTTGGTGCGCAAGTTCGAGGAGATGGGCGGCATCGATACGATTTTTCTCACCCACCGCGACGATATTGCCGATGCGGCACAGTATGCGGAGCGCTTTGGCGCGAAGCGGATCATTCACGAAGCGGAACGGTCCGCGCAGCCGGATGCGGAGCATTTTGTTCAAGGTACGGACCCGATCGATTGGGACGGGGATTTTCGCATCGTGCCGGTCCCGGGACATACGAAGGGGCATATCGTGCTGCTGTACCGGGAGACTTATTTGTTTACCGGCGATCATCTCGCGTGGGACCGGCATACGCAGGAGCTGGAAGCTTTTGACGATTATTGCTGGTATTCCTGGCCGGAGCAGACGGCGTCGATGGAGCGGCTCGCCGGCGAATCGTTCGAGTGGGTGCTGCCGGGTCACGGAGAGCGCGTGCGTCTGCCGCGAAGCGAGATGGCGGCAGCGATGGAGCGGCTTGTGCGCAGGATGAAGGGTTAA
- a CDS encoding S-layer homology domain-containing protein: MSLSWNAVPGAASYNVKRSTTSGGAYTVIASQLNANGYTDTGVKNGTTYYYVVTAANEAGESANSAEASATPTAPLQAPASPSGLTAVKGNRQISLNWGAVTGAASYNVYQSRANNGPYAKIASNVTSPIYTVTGLSKDTTYYYVVTAVNAAGESAYSNQASARTEDSGSGRSSSSTGGNPANPGNTGTNGINGNNGNGTSSSANVILDPADDAKVTRETTADGRAVTRVAVDADKLNKVLSSVQGSSVITLEIKSTDPVVQVDLPASSLSGSAESAFAAKLQIKADGTAYILPVGLLKNLTKNGAVSLTISRVSGKAGEAIEAAARITGAVQLATPAQFSLTAGGEEVTDFGGVYVDRILTLHTPADDPDKVTAVWFGANGQLHFVPALVNGAEATIRSPHNSIYTVVRTGKTFEDLQGHWAKTEVELLAGKLIVNGTSDKLFSPDDRITRAEFAALLVRALGLADANGAAGEFKDVKRTDWFAGSTAAAVKAGLVSGFEDGTFRPDAGITREQMAAMIARAMKAGGKEVAADQAALGKFADRADIADWSRDAVAQALAAGVIQGTNENLFSAKADATRAQAAVMLKRMLQFMQFIN; encoded by the coding sequence CGTCGTGACAGCGGCGAATGAGGCGGGAGAAAGCGCGAATTCCGCTGAAGCGAGCGCGACGCCGACCGCGCCGCTGCAAGCTCCGGCATCCCCAAGCGGGTTGACGGCGGTAAAAGGAAACCGGCAAATAAGCTTAAACTGGGGCGCAGTGACCGGCGCCGCTTCCTATAACGTGTACCAAAGCCGGGCCAACAACGGGCCGTATGCGAAAATAGCCTCCAATGTCACGAGTCCGATTTACACCGTGACGGGTTTATCCAAGGATACGACGTATTATTATGTCGTAACCGCGGTGAATGCTGCCGGAGAGAGCGCCTACTCCAACCAGGCTTCAGCCAGGACGGAGGATAGCGGCTCCGGCAGAAGCTCAAGCTCGACGGGTGGAAATCCGGCTAACCCCGGAAATACCGGAACTAACGGAATTAACGGCAATAACGGGAACGGGACTTCCTCCTCCGCCAACGTAATACTTGACCCGGCTGACGATGCGAAGGTAACCCGGGAAACGACCGCTGACGGCAGAGCGGTAACGAGAGTTGCCGTGGATGCGGATAAATTGAACAAAGTGCTGTCTTCCGTTCAAGGAAGCTCCGTCATCACTTTGGAAATCAAGAGCACGGATCCTGTCGTCCAGGTAGATTTGCCTGCAAGCTCGCTGAGCGGGTCTGCCGAAAGCGCCTTTGCGGCCAAGCTGCAGATCAAAGCGGACGGCACGGCATATATATTGCCGGTCGGGCTCCTTAAAAATTTGACGAAAAACGGAGCCGTCAGTTTGACCATCTCCAGGGTATCGGGCAAAGCCGGCGAAGCTATCGAAGCGGCGGCCCGCATTACGGGAGCCGTACAGCTCGCAACCCCCGCCCAGTTCAGCCTGACGGCGGGCGGCGAAGAGGTGACCGATTTTGGCGGGGTTTATGTGGATCGTATTTTGACCCTGCATACGCCTGCGGACGATCCCGACAAGGTGACGGCGGTCTGGTTCGGCGCGAACGGGCAGCTGCACTTCGTGCCTGCGCTCGTGAACGGAGCGGAAGCGACGATACGTTCGCCGCACAACAGCATTTATACGGTTGTCCGTACCGGAAAGACGTTCGAAGACCTTCAGGGACATTGGGCCAAAACGGAAGTCGAGCTGCTCGCGGGCAAGCTCATTGTAAACGGCACAAGCGATAAGCTGTTCTCGCCGGATGACCGCATTACCCGGGCCGAATTTGCAGCACTGCTCGTTCGGGCGCTCGGTCTTGCGGATGCGAACGGTGCCGCCGGCGAATTTAAAGATGTCAAGCGCACCGACTGGTTTGCCGGTTCGACAGCCGCTGCCGTCAAGGCGGGTCTTGTTTCCGGCTTCGAGGACGGAACGTTCCGGCCGGATGCCGGCATAACAAGAGAGCAGATGGCGGCGATGATCGCCAGAGCCATGAAGGCGGGCGGCAAAGAAGTCGCTGCCGATCAAGCCGCGCTGGGCAAGTTCGCAGACCGCGCGGACATTGCGGACTGGTCGAGAGATGCGGTTGCCCAGGCTTTGGCCGCAGGCGTGATTCAAGGCACCAATGAGAACTTGTTCTCGGCAAAAGCGGATGCCACTCGCGCGCAAGCGGCGGTTATGCTGAAACGGATGCTGCAATTCATGCAATTTATCAATTAA